Proteins from one Macrobrachium rosenbergii isolate ZJJX-2024 chromosome 14, ASM4041242v1, whole genome shotgun sequence genomic window:
- the LOC136845881 gene encoding SH3 domain-binding protein 1-like isoform X3 — MNLGKQLKRVKQQADHLFLRSDRTDVVGELRTAEEQAEELRLLVDACTKSLEKILHTHTVPEDKKLRKIPEYQAAEGLKEGLNTLPASTDSNDLLRNILERVVEAQQALGMDMLDFEDQVEKQVLNPLSQIIKDEFPSIVKQKKQLKQIGLDLDAAKTRLRSQLANPAQNTKIDTYREELEEAESKLDQARDTYACDIFSLLARHREVSQHICGYVELQREYLYKTLMRLDQILPDMKQQLQASSCSPVYGVPLHDHLRIVQKDIAEPIQVCVMRIIEVGLYEEGIFRVAGSASKIRRLKGAFDANLVTYETLALADEHDRDYDVHVVAGALKCYLRELPEPLLTHVLHDQWLEAVRQSDHQLRLKAMWMVVNQLPPANLANLRYIIKFLTKLAGNSASNKMSPSNIAIVIAPNLIWAQRENDEQPDLSTLGRNMSLTSEYRSVVENLVEYHDYFFKEEVDFGVIPRVPPSPSQIHTAPNGTVPPTPSAQQRVISHGHRRNVSADFGRIDTSGNNIPAVSNAGDCDSPKQPQRTKKKQAPKPPPTRPASSHGVHGAGQNAQENQGTAAVINTSSASASPETQPKESSGGPPGTPAPATRLHHSNSIKRPTAEPPRPPSLAPPKPPRPSPPIVESGERPSKVQSESNTETKLVPLGFEQMHTAKDMDSSDDSEVFLRKKSDGDGPPPIGFAVEDDLTKEEGTLPPKTSSSFRQSLENVLQQQAAGQPVALPRHSASTASTSSEGDSTPQAVLPIPRTSSGSESVRPVMPPTPVQRTTVPASTAAATLPRLARESNQTAAERPEPMQRVDKPALPEKPHLNRSTIVVDHSKPQVPERPSVVPPRPSSVGSVGNLTMSSDGSGLNEPETHDEMVLSQTSEDPASSSSTGTVHPLPEKTPHAVDKQQVSVVQTNPANAGDALKSGGSGKFTWPPSTDTAASTPSEEEQVPDSTNL; from the exons GAGTGACCGGACTGATGTTGTGGGCGAGTTACGAACAGCAGAAGAGCAGGCGGAAGAACTTCGCCTGCTGGTTGATGCATGTACCAAGTCTCTTGAAAAGATCCTTCATACCCACACTGTACCTGAAGATAAGAAACTG AGGAAGATACCTGAGTACCAAGCAGCAGAAGGTCTGAAGGAAGGTTTGAATACTTTACCAGCATCCACAGACAGCAATGACCTCCTCAG aaatattcttGAGCGGGTGGTTGAAGCCCAGCAGGCTCTGGGAATGGATATGCTTGATTTTGAAGATCAAGTGGAAAAACAAGTCTTGAATCCTCTTAGCCAAATTATAAAGGATGAATTCCCATCAATTGTTAAGCAGAAGAAGCAGTTGAAGCAG ATTGGTCTTGACTTAGATGCTGCAAAGACACGATTACGAAGTCAGCTTGCCAACCCTGCACAGAACACCAAAATTGATACTTATCGTGAAGAACTAGAAGAAGCAGAATCAAAATTGGACCAGGCTCGT gaCACTTATGCATGCGACATCTTTAGCTTGTTGGCCCGCCACCGTGAAGTTTCCCAGCATATTTGTGGATATGTTGAGCTTCAGCGAGAGTATTTGTATAAAACATTAATGCGACTTGACCAAATCTTGCCCGACATGAAACAGCAGTTACAAGCATCATCCTGTAGTCCAGTGTATGGAGTTCCTCTTCATGACCACTTGCGTATTGTGCAGAAG GATATAGCAGAGCCAATACAAGTATGTGTCATGCGAATAATTGAAGTGGGGCTGTATGAGGAGGGAATATTCAGAGTTGCTGGAAGTGCTTCGAAGATTCGACGTTTGAAAGGTGCATTTGATGCTAATCTAGTGACATATGAGACATTAGCACTTGCTGATGAACATGATCGTGATTATGATGTGCATGTGGTGGCAGGTGCATTGAAGTGTTACTTAAGAGAACTGCCAGAACCTCTTTTAACTCATGTTTTGCATGATCAGTGGTTGGAAGCTGTCCGACAGAGTGATCATCAGTTACGTCTAAAAGCTATGTGGATGGTAGTCAATCAGCTTCCACCTGCCAATTTAGCCAATCTTAGGTATATAATAAAGTTCCTAACCAAATTAGCTGGTAATTCGGCATCTAATAAGATGTCACCAAGTAACATTGCCATTGTCATTGCTCCTAATCTTATTTGGGCTCAAAGAGAAAATGATGAGCAGCCTGACCTATCTACACTTGGACGAAATATGAGTTTAACGAGTGAGTACCGATCAGTGGTGGAGAACTTAGTTGaatatcatgattattttttcaaggaGGAGGTGGATTTTGGAGTCATTCCCCGTGTGCCTCCTTCACCTTCACAGATTCACACAGCTCCTAATGGCACTGTACCACCAACTCCCTCAGCACAACAAAGAGTAATTTCCCATGGGCACCGTCGAAATGTCAGTGCTGATTTTGGTCGAATTGATACTAGTGGAAATAATATCCCTGCAGTTTCAAATGCTGGAGATTGTGATAGTCCTAAGCAGCctcaaagaacaaagaaaaaacaagcgCCAAAACCACCACCAACAAGACCAGCCAGTTCCCATGGAGTTCATGGTGCTGGACAGAATGCTCAAGAAAATCAAGGAACAGCAGCAGTTATCAACACCTCAAGTGCCTCAGCTTCACCTGAAACCCAACCCAAAGAAAGTAGTGGAGGACCACCTGGTACCCCAGCTCCAGCTACTCGCCTTCATCATAGTAACAGCATCAAAAGACCTACTGCGGAGCCCCCAAGACCACCATCATTAGCTCCACCAAAACCCCCCAGACCCAGCCCACCTATAGTTGAAAGTGGAGAACGACCGTCAAAAGTACAATCAGAATCCAATACTGAAACCAAATTAGTGCCTTTGGGATTTGAACAAATGCACACAGCCAAAGATATGGATTCGAGTGATGACTCAGAAGTGTTCTTAAGGAAGAAGTCAGATGGAGATGGCCCACCTCCAATAGGATTTGCAGTTGAAGATGATTTAACAAAAGAAGAGGGAACTCTTCCTCCCAAGACTTCAAGTTCATTCCGCCAAAGTttagaaaatgttttgcaacaacAGGCTGCTGGCCAGCCAGTTGCTCTACCCCGTCACAGTGCCTCGACAGCTTCTACATCCTCTGAAGGAGATTCTACTCCTCAGGCAGTTTTACCCATACCCCGTACCTCCTCAGGGAGCGAAAGTGTTCGTCCAGTTATGCCCCCAACACCAGTGCAGCGCACTACTGTTCCAGCCTCAACAGCAGCTGCAACACTCCCACGTCTCGCTAGGGAATCTAATCAAACTGCAGCAGAACGTCCTGAGCCAATG CAAAGGGTAGACAAACCAGCTCTTCCTGAAAAGCCTCATCTCAACCGCTCAACTATCGTAGTGGACCATTCTAAACCACAAGTACCAGAGCGACCATCAGTGGTGCCACCTCGTCCATCCAGTGTTGGCAGTGTTGGCAACCTTACAATGAGCTCAG ATGGTAGTGGTTTGAATGAACCGGAAACCCATGACGAAATGGTGCTGTCTCAGACTAGTGAGGACCCTGCCAGTTCCAGTAGCACAGGAACTGTCCACCCATTACCGGAGAAAACGCCACACGCTGTAGATAAGCAGCAGGTTTCAGTTGTTCAAACAAATCCAGCAAATGCTGGTGATG CCTTGAAAAGTGGTGGATCGGGGAAATTCACATGGCCTCCGTCCACTGACACAGCAGCCTCTACCCCAAGTGAAGAGGAGCAAGTGCCAGATTCTACAAATCTTTAG
- the LOC136845881 gene encoding SH3 domain-binding protein 1-like isoform X1, producing the protein MNLGKQLKRVKQQADHLFLRSDRTDVVGELRTAEEQAEELRLLVDACTKSLEKILHTHTVPEDKKLRKIPEYQAAEGLKEGLNTLPASTDSNDLLRNILERVVEAQQALGMDMLDFEDQVEKQVLNPLSQIIKDEFPSIVKQKKQLKQIGLDLDAAKTRLRSQLANPAQNTKIDTYREELEEAESKLDQARDTYACDIFSLLARHREVSQHICGYVELQREYLYKTLMRLDQILPDMKQQLQASSCSPVYGVPLHDHLRIVQKDIAEPIQVCVMRIIEVGLYEEGIFRVAGSASKIRRLKGAFDANLVTYETLALADEHDRDYDVHVVAGALKCYLRELPEPLLTHVLHDQWLEAVRQSDHQLRLKAMWMVVNQLPPANLANLRYIIKFLTKLAGNSASNKMSPSNIAIVIAPNLIWAQRENDEQPDLSTLGRNMSLTSEYRSVVENLVEYHDYFFKEEVDFGVIPRVPPSPSQIHTAPNGTVPPTPSAQQRVISHGHRRNVSADFGRIDTSGNNIPAVSNAGDCDSPKQPQRTKKKQAPKPPPTRPASSHGVHGAGQNAQENQGTAAVINTSSASASPETQPKESSGGPPGTPAPATRLHHSNSIKRPTAEPPRPPSLAPPKPPRPSPPIVESGERPSKVQSESNTETKLVPLGFEQMHTAKDMDSSDDSEVFLRKKSDGDGPPPIGFAVEDDLTKEEGTLPPKTSSSFRQSLENVLQQQAAGQPVALPRHSASTASTSSEGDSTPQAVLPIPRTSSGSESVRPVMPPTPVQRTTVPASTAAATLPRLARESNQTAAERPEPMQRVDKPALPEKPHLNRSTIVVDHSKPQVPERPSVVPPRPSSVGSVGNLTMSSDGSGLNEPETHDEMVLSQTSEDPASSSSTGTVHPLPEKTPHAVDKQQVSVVQTNPANAGDGSTNLPEKPWKPPKPDKPPQLLARPPSFSSEQLDAIAPLNSHHTALKSGGSGKFTWPPSTDTAASTPSEEEQVPDSTNL; encoded by the exons GAGTGACCGGACTGATGTTGTGGGCGAGTTACGAACAGCAGAAGAGCAGGCGGAAGAACTTCGCCTGCTGGTTGATGCATGTACCAAGTCTCTTGAAAAGATCCTTCATACCCACACTGTACCTGAAGATAAGAAACTG AGGAAGATACCTGAGTACCAAGCAGCAGAAGGTCTGAAGGAAGGTTTGAATACTTTACCAGCATCCACAGACAGCAATGACCTCCTCAG aaatattcttGAGCGGGTGGTTGAAGCCCAGCAGGCTCTGGGAATGGATATGCTTGATTTTGAAGATCAAGTGGAAAAACAAGTCTTGAATCCTCTTAGCCAAATTATAAAGGATGAATTCCCATCAATTGTTAAGCAGAAGAAGCAGTTGAAGCAG ATTGGTCTTGACTTAGATGCTGCAAAGACACGATTACGAAGTCAGCTTGCCAACCCTGCACAGAACACCAAAATTGATACTTATCGTGAAGAACTAGAAGAAGCAGAATCAAAATTGGACCAGGCTCGT gaCACTTATGCATGCGACATCTTTAGCTTGTTGGCCCGCCACCGTGAAGTTTCCCAGCATATTTGTGGATATGTTGAGCTTCAGCGAGAGTATTTGTATAAAACATTAATGCGACTTGACCAAATCTTGCCCGACATGAAACAGCAGTTACAAGCATCATCCTGTAGTCCAGTGTATGGAGTTCCTCTTCATGACCACTTGCGTATTGTGCAGAAG GATATAGCAGAGCCAATACAAGTATGTGTCATGCGAATAATTGAAGTGGGGCTGTATGAGGAGGGAATATTCAGAGTTGCTGGAAGTGCTTCGAAGATTCGACGTTTGAAAGGTGCATTTGATGCTAATCTAGTGACATATGAGACATTAGCACTTGCTGATGAACATGATCGTGATTATGATGTGCATGTGGTGGCAGGTGCATTGAAGTGTTACTTAAGAGAACTGCCAGAACCTCTTTTAACTCATGTTTTGCATGATCAGTGGTTGGAAGCTGTCCGACAGAGTGATCATCAGTTACGTCTAAAAGCTATGTGGATGGTAGTCAATCAGCTTCCACCTGCCAATTTAGCCAATCTTAGGTATATAATAAAGTTCCTAACCAAATTAGCTGGTAATTCGGCATCTAATAAGATGTCACCAAGTAACATTGCCATTGTCATTGCTCCTAATCTTATTTGGGCTCAAAGAGAAAATGATGAGCAGCCTGACCTATCTACACTTGGACGAAATATGAGTTTAACGAGTGAGTACCGATCAGTGGTGGAGAACTTAGTTGaatatcatgattattttttcaaggaGGAGGTGGATTTTGGAGTCATTCCCCGTGTGCCTCCTTCACCTTCACAGATTCACACAGCTCCTAATGGCACTGTACCACCAACTCCCTCAGCACAACAAAGAGTAATTTCCCATGGGCACCGTCGAAATGTCAGTGCTGATTTTGGTCGAATTGATACTAGTGGAAATAATATCCCTGCAGTTTCAAATGCTGGAGATTGTGATAGTCCTAAGCAGCctcaaagaacaaagaaaaaacaagcgCCAAAACCACCACCAACAAGACCAGCCAGTTCCCATGGAGTTCATGGTGCTGGACAGAATGCTCAAGAAAATCAAGGAACAGCAGCAGTTATCAACACCTCAAGTGCCTCAGCTTCACCTGAAACCCAACCCAAAGAAAGTAGTGGAGGACCACCTGGTACCCCAGCTCCAGCTACTCGCCTTCATCATAGTAACAGCATCAAAAGACCTACTGCGGAGCCCCCAAGACCACCATCATTAGCTCCACCAAAACCCCCCAGACCCAGCCCACCTATAGTTGAAAGTGGAGAACGACCGTCAAAAGTACAATCAGAATCCAATACTGAAACCAAATTAGTGCCTTTGGGATTTGAACAAATGCACACAGCCAAAGATATGGATTCGAGTGATGACTCAGAAGTGTTCTTAAGGAAGAAGTCAGATGGAGATGGCCCACCTCCAATAGGATTTGCAGTTGAAGATGATTTAACAAAAGAAGAGGGAACTCTTCCTCCCAAGACTTCAAGTTCATTCCGCCAAAGTttagaaaatgttttgcaacaacAGGCTGCTGGCCAGCCAGTTGCTCTACCCCGTCACAGTGCCTCGACAGCTTCTACATCCTCTGAAGGAGATTCTACTCCTCAGGCAGTTTTACCCATACCCCGTACCTCCTCAGGGAGCGAAAGTGTTCGTCCAGTTATGCCCCCAACACCAGTGCAGCGCACTACTGTTCCAGCCTCAACAGCAGCTGCAACACTCCCACGTCTCGCTAGGGAATCTAATCAAACTGCAGCAGAACGTCCTGAGCCAATG CAAAGGGTAGACAAACCAGCTCTTCCTGAAAAGCCTCATCTCAACCGCTCAACTATCGTAGTGGACCATTCTAAACCACAAGTACCAGAGCGACCATCAGTGGTGCCACCTCGTCCATCCAGTGTTGGCAGTGTTGGCAACCTTACAATGAGCTCAG ATGGTAGTGGTTTGAATGAACCGGAAACCCATGACGAAATGGTGCTGTCTCAGACTAGTGAGGACCCTGCCAGTTCCAGTAGCACAGGAACTGTCCACCCATTACCGGAGAAAACGCCACACGCTGTAGATAAGCAGCAGGTTTCAGTTGTTCAAACAAATCCAGCAAATGCTGGTGATG GGAGTACGAACCTCCCTGAGAAACCCTGGAAGCCACCCAAACCAGATAAGCCTCCACAGTTATTAGCAAGACCCCCGTCATTCTCCTCTGAACAGTTGGACGCCATTGCCCCCTTGAATTCTCATCATACAG CCTTGAAAAGTGGTGGATCGGGGAAATTCACATGGCCTCCGTCCACTGACACAGCAGCCTCTACCCCAAGTGAAGAGGAGCAAGTGCCAGATTCTACAAATCTTTAG
- the LOC136845881 gene encoding SH3 domain-binding protein 1-like isoform X2 encodes MNLGKQLKRVKQQADHLFLRSDRTDVVGELRTAEEQAEELRLLVDACTKSLEKILHTHTVPEDKKLRKIPEYQAAEGLKEGLNTLPASTDSNDLLRNILERVVEAQQALGMDMLDFEDQVEKQVLNPLSQIIKDEFPSIVKQKKQLKQIGLDLDAAKTRLRSQLANPAQNTKIDTYREELEEAESKLDQARDTYACDIFSLLARHREVSQHICGYVELQREYLYKTLMRLDQILPDMKQQLQASSCSPVYGVPLHDHLRIVQKDIAEPIQVCVMRIIEVGLYEEGIFRVAGSASKIRRLKGAFDANLVTYETLALADEHDRDYDVHVVAGALKCYLRELPEPLLTHVLHDQWLEAVRQSDHQLRLKAMWMVVNQLPPANLANLRYIIKFLTKLAGNSASNKMSPSNIAIVIAPNLIWAQRENDEQPDLSTLGRNMSLTSEYRSVVENLVEYHDYFFKEEVDFGVIPRVPPSPSQIHTAPNGTVPPTPSAQQRVISHGHRRNVSADFGRIDTSGNNIPAVSNAGDCDSPKQPQRTKKKQAPKPPPTRPASSHGVHGAGQNAQENQGTAAVINTSSASASPETQPKESSGGPPGTPAPATRLHHSNSIKRPTAEPPRPPSLAPPKPPRPSPPIVESGERPSKVQSESNTETKLVPLGFEQMHTAKDMDSSDDSEVFLRKKSDGDGPPPIGFAVEDDLTKEEGTLPPKTSSSFRQSLENVLQQQAAGQPVALPRHSASTASTSSEGDSTPQAVLPIPRTSSGSESVRPVMPPTPVQRTTVPASTAAATLPRLARESNQTAAERPEPMQRVDKPALPEKPHLNRSTIVVDHSKPQVPERPSVVPPRPSSVGSVGNLTMSSDGSGLNEPETHDEMVLSQTSEDPASSSSTGTVHPLPEKTPHAVDKQQVSVVQTNPANAGDAALKSGGSGKFTWPPSTDTAASTPSEEEQVPDSTNL; translated from the exons GAGTGACCGGACTGATGTTGTGGGCGAGTTACGAACAGCAGAAGAGCAGGCGGAAGAACTTCGCCTGCTGGTTGATGCATGTACCAAGTCTCTTGAAAAGATCCTTCATACCCACACTGTACCTGAAGATAAGAAACTG AGGAAGATACCTGAGTACCAAGCAGCAGAAGGTCTGAAGGAAGGTTTGAATACTTTACCAGCATCCACAGACAGCAATGACCTCCTCAG aaatattcttGAGCGGGTGGTTGAAGCCCAGCAGGCTCTGGGAATGGATATGCTTGATTTTGAAGATCAAGTGGAAAAACAAGTCTTGAATCCTCTTAGCCAAATTATAAAGGATGAATTCCCATCAATTGTTAAGCAGAAGAAGCAGTTGAAGCAG ATTGGTCTTGACTTAGATGCTGCAAAGACACGATTACGAAGTCAGCTTGCCAACCCTGCACAGAACACCAAAATTGATACTTATCGTGAAGAACTAGAAGAAGCAGAATCAAAATTGGACCAGGCTCGT gaCACTTATGCATGCGACATCTTTAGCTTGTTGGCCCGCCACCGTGAAGTTTCCCAGCATATTTGTGGATATGTTGAGCTTCAGCGAGAGTATTTGTATAAAACATTAATGCGACTTGACCAAATCTTGCCCGACATGAAACAGCAGTTACAAGCATCATCCTGTAGTCCAGTGTATGGAGTTCCTCTTCATGACCACTTGCGTATTGTGCAGAAG GATATAGCAGAGCCAATACAAGTATGTGTCATGCGAATAATTGAAGTGGGGCTGTATGAGGAGGGAATATTCAGAGTTGCTGGAAGTGCTTCGAAGATTCGACGTTTGAAAGGTGCATTTGATGCTAATCTAGTGACATATGAGACATTAGCACTTGCTGATGAACATGATCGTGATTATGATGTGCATGTGGTGGCAGGTGCATTGAAGTGTTACTTAAGAGAACTGCCAGAACCTCTTTTAACTCATGTTTTGCATGATCAGTGGTTGGAAGCTGTCCGACAGAGTGATCATCAGTTACGTCTAAAAGCTATGTGGATGGTAGTCAATCAGCTTCCACCTGCCAATTTAGCCAATCTTAGGTATATAATAAAGTTCCTAACCAAATTAGCTGGTAATTCGGCATCTAATAAGATGTCACCAAGTAACATTGCCATTGTCATTGCTCCTAATCTTATTTGGGCTCAAAGAGAAAATGATGAGCAGCCTGACCTATCTACACTTGGACGAAATATGAGTTTAACGAGTGAGTACCGATCAGTGGTGGAGAACTTAGTTGaatatcatgattattttttcaaggaGGAGGTGGATTTTGGAGTCATTCCCCGTGTGCCTCCTTCACCTTCACAGATTCACACAGCTCCTAATGGCACTGTACCACCAACTCCCTCAGCACAACAAAGAGTAATTTCCCATGGGCACCGTCGAAATGTCAGTGCTGATTTTGGTCGAATTGATACTAGTGGAAATAATATCCCTGCAGTTTCAAATGCTGGAGATTGTGATAGTCCTAAGCAGCctcaaagaacaaagaaaaaacaagcgCCAAAACCACCACCAACAAGACCAGCCAGTTCCCATGGAGTTCATGGTGCTGGACAGAATGCTCAAGAAAATCAAGGAACAGCAGCAGTTATCAACACCTCAAGTGCCTCAGCTTCACCTGAAACCCAACCCAAAGAAAGTAGTGGAGGACCACCTGGTACCCCAGCTCCAGCTACTCGCCTTCATCATAGTAACAGCATCAAAAGACCTACTGCGGAGCCCCCAAGACCACCATCATTAGCTCCACCAAAACCCCCCAGACCCAGCCCACCTATAGTTGAAAGTGGAGAACGACCGTCAAAAGTACAATCAGAATCCAATACTGAAACCAAATTAGTGCCTTTGGGATTTGAACAAATGCACACAGCCAAAGATATGGATTCGAGTGATGACTCAGAAGTGTTCTTAAGGAAGAAGTCAGATGGAGATGGCCCACCTCCAATAGGATTTGCAGTTGAAGATGATTTAACAAAAGAAGAGGGAACTCTTCCTCCCAAGACTTCAAGTTCATTCCGCCAAAGTttagaaaatgttttgcaacaacAGGCTGCTGGCCAGCCAGTTGCTCTACCCCGTCACAGTGCCTCGACAGCTTCTACATCCTCTGAAGGAGATTCTACTCCTCAGGCAGTTTTACCCATACCCCGTACCTCCTCAGGGAGCGAAAGTGTTCGTCCAGTTATGCCCCCAACACCAGTGCAGCGCACTACTGTTCCAGCCTCAACAGCAGCTGCAACACTCCCACGTCTCGCTAGGGAATCTAATCAAACTGCAGCAGAACGTCCTGAGCCAATG CAAAGGGTAGACAAACCAGCTCTTCCTGAAAAGCCTCATCTCAACCGCTCAACTATCGTAGTGGACCATTCTAAACCACAAGTACCAGAGCGACCATCAGTGGTGCCACCTCGTCCATCCAGTGTTGGCAGTGTTGGCAACCTTACAATGAGCTCAG ATGGTAGTGGTTTGAATGAACCGGAAACCCATGACGAAATGGTGCTGTCTCAGACTAGTGAGGACCCTGCCAGTTCCAGTAGCACAGGAACTGTCCACCCATTACCGGAGAAAACGCCACACGCTGTAGATAAGCAGCAGGTTTCAGTTGTTCAAACAAATCCAGCAAATGCTGGTGATG cagCCTTGAAAAGTGGTGGATCGGGGAAATTCACATGGCCTCCGTCCACTGACACAGCAGCCTCTACCCCAAGTGAAGAGGAGCAAGTGCCAGATTCTACAAATCTTTAG
- the LOC136845881 gene encoding rho GTPase-activating protein 17-like isoform X4 has translation MNLGKQLKRVKQQADHLFLRSDRTDVVGELRTAEEQAEELRLLVDACTKSLEKILHTHTVPEDKKLRKIPEYQAAEGLKEGLNTLPASTDSNDLLRNILERVVEAQQALGMDMLDFEDQVEKQVLNPLSQIIKDEFPSIVKQKKQLKQIGLDLDAAKTRLRSQLANPAQNTKIDTYREELEEAESKLDQARDTYACDIFSLLARHREVSQHICGYVELQREYLYKTLMRLDQILPDMKQQLQASSCSPVYGVPLHDHLRIVQKDIAEPIQVCVMRIIEVGLYEEGIFRVAGSASKIRRLKGAFDANLVTYETLALADEHDRDYDVHVVAGALKCYLRELPEPLLTHVLHDQWLEAVRQSDHQLRLKAMWMVVNQLPPANLANLRYIIKFLTKLAGNSASNKMSPSNIAIVIAPNLIWAQRENDEQPDLSTLGRNMSLTSEYRSVVENLVEYHDYFFKEEVDFGVIPRVPPSPSQIHTAPNGTVPPTPSAQQRVISHGHRRNVSADFGRIDTSGNNIPAVSNAGDCDSPKQPQRTKKKQAPKPPPTRPASSHGVHGAGQNAQENQGTAAVINTSSASASPETQPKESSGGPPGTPAPATRLHHSNSIKRPTAEPPRPPSLAPPKPPRPSPPIVESGERPSKVQSESNTETKLVPLGFEQMHTAKDMDSSDDSEVFLRKKSDGDGPPPIGFAVEDDLTKEEGTLPPKTSSSFRQSLENVLQQQAAGQPVALPRHSASTASTSSEGDSTPQAVLPIPRTSSGSESVRPVMPPTPVQRTTVPASTAAATLPRLARESNQTAAERPEPMAVVSHSTSLSGQDVPKVTEIF, from the exons GAGTGACCGGACTGATGTTGTGGGCGAGTTACGAACAGCAGAAGAGCAGGCGGAAGAACTTCGCCTGCTGGTTGATGCATGTACCAAGTCTCTTGAAAAGATCCTTCATACCCACACTGTACCTGAAGATAAGAAACTG AGGAAGATACCTGAGTACCAAGCAGCAGAAGGTCTGAAGGAAGGTTTGAATACTTTACCAGCATCCACAGACAGCAATGACCTCCTCAG aaatattcttGAGCGGGTGGTTGAAGCCCAGCAGGCTCTGGGAATGGATATGCTTGATTTTGAAGATCAAGTGGAAAAACAAGTCTTGAATCCTCTTAGCCAAATTATAAAGGATGAATTCCCATCAATTGTTAAGCAGAAGAAGCAGTTGAAGCAG ATTGGTCTTGACTTAGATGCTGCAAAGACACGATTACGAAGTCAGCTTGCCAACCCTGCACAGAACACCAAAATTGATACTTATCGTGAAGAACTAGAAGAAGCAGAATCAAAATTGGACCAGGCTCGT gaCACTTATGCATGCGACATCTTTAGCTTGTTGGCCCGCCACCGTGAAGTTTCCCAGCATATTTGTGGATATGTTGAGCTTCAGCGAGAGTATTTGTATAAAACATTAATGCGACTTGACCAAATCTTGCCCGACATGAAACAGCAGTTACAAGCATCATCCTGTAGTCCAGTGTATGGAGTTCCTCTTCATGACCACTTGCGTATTGTGCAGAAG GATATAGCAGAGCCAATACAAGTATGTGTCATGCGAATAATTGAAGTGGGGCTGTATGAGGAGGGAATATTCAGAGTTGCTGGAAGTGCTTCGAAGATTCGACGTTTGAAAGGTGCATTTGATGCTAATCTAGTGACATATGAGACATTAGCACTTGCTGATGAACATGATCGTGATTATGATGTGCATGTGGTGGCAGGTGCATTGAAGTGTTACTTAAGAGAACTGCCAGAACCTCTTTTAACTCATGTTTTGCATGATCAGTGGTTGGAAGCTGTCCGACAGAGTGATCATCAGTTACGTCTAAAAGCTATGTGGATGGTAGTCAATCAGCTTCCACCTGCCAATTTAGCCAATCTTAGGTATATAATAAAGTTCCTAACCAAATTAGCTGGTAATTCGGCATCTAATAAGATGTCACCAAGTAACATTGCCATTGTCATTGCTCCTAATCTTATTTGGGCTCAAAGAGAAAATGATGAGCAGCCTGACCTATCTACACTTGGACGAAATATGAGTTTAACGAGTGAGTACCGATCAGTGGTGGAGAACTTAGTTGaatatcatgattattttttcaaggaGGAGGTGGATTTTGGAGTCATTCCCCGTGTGCCTCCTTCACCTTCACAGATTCACACAGCTCCTAATGGCACTGTACCACCAACTCCCTCAGCACAACAAAGAGTAATTTCCCATGGGCACCGTCGAAATGTCAGTGCTGATTTTGGTCGAATTGATACTAGTGGAAATAATATCCCTGCAGTTTCAAATGCTGGAGATTGTGATAGTCCTAAGCAGCctcaaagaacaaagaaaaaacaagcgCCAAAACCACCACCAACAAGACCAGCCAGTTCCCATGGAGTTCATGGTGCTGGACAGAATGCTCAAGAAAATCAAGGAACAGCAGCAGTTATCAACACCTCAAGTGCCTCAGCTTCACCTGAAACCCAACCCAAAGAAAGTAGTGGAGGACCACCTGGTACCCCAGCTCCAGCTACTCGCCTTCATCATAGTAACAGCATCAAAAGACCTACTGCGGAGCCCCCAAGACCACCATCATTAGCTCCACCAAAACCCCCCAGACCCAGCCCACCTATAGTTGAAAGTGGAGAACGACCGTCAAAAGTACAATCAGAATCCAATACTGAAACCAAATTAGTGCCTTTGGGATTTGAACAAATGCACACAGCCAAAGATATGGATTCGAGTGATGACTCAGAAGTGTTCTTAAGGAAGAAGTCAGATGGAGATGGCCCACCTCCAATAGGATTTGCAGTTGAAGATGATTTAACAAAAGAAGAGGGAACTCTTCCTCCCAAGACTTCAAGTTCATTCCGCCAAAGTttagaaaatgttttgcaacaacAGGCTGCTGGCCAGCCAGTTGCTCTACCCCGTCACAGTGCCTCGACAGCTTCTACATCCTCTGAAGGAGATTCTACTCCTCAGGCAGTTTTACCCATACCCCGTACCTCCTCAGGGAGCGAAAGTGTTCGTCCAGTTATGCCCCCAACACCAGTGCAGCGCACTACTGTTCCAGCCTCAACAGCAGCTGCAACACTCCCACGTCTCGCTAGGGAATCTAATCAAACTGCAGCAGAACGTCCTGAGCCAATG GCTGTTGTGTCTCATAGTACTAGCCTCTCAGGCCAGGATGTCCCCAAggtaacagaaatattttaa